The following nucleotide sequence is from Roseivirga sp. BDSF3-8.
TCTTCTTCGGTCTCTTCATAGTCAGGATCATCTACGCAACAATCCACGGGACAGACGGCTGCGCACTGAGGCTCTTCGTGAAAGCCTGTACATTCAGTACACTTGCCGGATACAATGTAATAGAACTCATCTGATACAGGCTCCTGGGGCTCGTTTCCATCTACCACAGTGCCGTCTTCCAGTTCTACTTCAGATAAATCAGTACCTCCGGCCCATGTCCATTCCACACCACCTTCATAGATGGCCGTGTTAGGGCATTCGGGCTCACATGCACCACAATTGATGCATTCGTCGGTGATCATTATTGCCATAATTACCGTAGTTTCGCGATCAAATTATTTTCAATAGGGTTAACTCCCTTTGAAGACCAAATTTATCAACATATTGTTAGCATAGCAATAATTAAAAAA
It contains:
- a CDS encoding 4Fe-4S dicluster domain-containing protein, whose product is MAIMITDECINCGACEPECPNTAIYEGGVEWTWAGGTDLSEVELEDGTVVDGNEPQEPVSDEFYYIVSGKCTECTGFHEEPQCAAVCPVDCCVDDPDYEETEEELLAKKDWMHQ